A region of Pyxidicoccus parkwaysis DNA encodes the following proteins:
- a CDS encoding DUF1361 domain-containing protein: MSQTPSVMSVLHRHGFWPALLSSAVAMGLVALRLDWSERASFAFLPWNLFLAWVPYVLSLVARLLMARGRDSGWLLAPLALGWLALFPNAPYLLTDFIHLRQRPVVPLWFDATLLALFAATGWLMGLLSLEVWKEWLERRWGRARAWAFVAATSLLCGYGIYLGRVERWNSWDVLSEPGRLLSAMASHLREPGAFPLMTRLTVVFAMLVLCSYAVFEVLVSRLRCRRPA; the protein is encoded by the coding sequence ATGTCCCAGACTCCCTCCGTCATGTCCGTGCTGCACCGCCATGGCTTCTGGCCCGCGCTCCTGAGCAGCGCCGTCGCGATGGGCCTGGTGGCCCTCCGGCTCGACTGGAGCGAGCGCGCCAGCTTCGCGTTCCTCCCCTGGAACCTGTTCCTCGCGTGGGTGCCCTACGTCCTGTCGCTGGTGGCACGCCTGCTCATGGCGCGGGGCCGGGACAGCGGCTGGCTCCTGGCGCCGCTGGCCCTGGGGTGGCTCGCGCTGTTCCCCAACGCGCCGTACCTCCTCACGGACTTCATCCACCTGCGTCAGCGGCCGGTGGTGCCGCTCTGGTTCGACGCGACGCTGCTCGCGCTCTTCGCGGCCACCGGCTGGCTGATGGGGCTGCTCTCGCTGGAGGTGTGGAAGGAGTGGCTGGAGCGCAGGTGGGGCCGCGCCCGCGCCTGGGCCTTCGTGGCCGCCACGTCGCTGCTGTGCGGCTATGGCATCTACCTGGGCCGCGTGGAGCGGTGGAACAGCTGGGACGTGCTCTCCGAGCCCGGGCGCCTGCTCTCCGCCATGGCCTCGCACCTGCGCGAGCCCGGCGCCTTCCCGCTGATGACGCGCCTCACCGTCGTCTTCGCCATGCTCGTGCTCTGCTCCTACGCCGTCTTCGAGGTGCTGGTGTCGCGCCTGCGCTGCCGTCGCCCCGCGTAG
- a CDS encoding CheR family methyltransferase — MPHPARFCSAVEWAAGLDVGGIHREKLHAVTDRECLDLLQWAAPRLRLRWAGFRRSSIRGQVRKRLGRRLQALGLPDAAAYRARLEVDADEWAVLDALCRVTISRFYRDAHVFDALRDVLLPPLLEALPPGGTFRVWSAGCASGEEPSTVAILFRLGLQPRFPHVRLELLATDADEALLARARRGCYPRGSLRELPPEWRARAFLGTHGPADSSDTHGAADSSDTHGPADSSGTHGAADSSDTHGPADSSGTHGTADPSGTHGAADASGTHDAADSSGIHGAADASGTHGAADASDSDDEPCIDSAYREGVTFLRQDLRTEMPDGPFHLVLCRNVAFTYFAPPLQLEVLARLRTRLVPGGLLAIGGHESLPEHGAEWTRAAGALPLFRKTSS, encoded by the coding sequence ATGCCACATCCCGCTCGCTTCTGCTCGGCGGTGGAGTGGGCGGCCGGGCTGGATGTCGGGGGCATCCACCGTGAGAAGCTTCACGCCGTGACGGACCGCGAGTGCCTGGACCTCTTGCAGTGGGCCGCGCCCCGCCTGCGCCTGCGGTGGGCGGGCTTCCGTCGCTCCAGCATCCGGGGGCAGGTGCGCAAGCGGCTCGGACGGAGGCTCCAGGCGCTGGGCCTTCCGGATGCCGCTGCCTACCGCGCCCGGCTGGAGGTGGATGCGGACGAGTGGGCCGTGCTCGACGCGCTCTGCCGCGTCACCATCTCCCGCTTCTACCGCGACGCGCACGTCTTCGACGCGCTGCGGGATGTGTTGCTGCCTCCGCTGTTGGAGGCGCTGCCGCCGGGAGGCACGTTCCGAGTGTGGAGCGCCGGCTGCGCTTCCGGCGAGGAGCCCTCCACGGTGGCCATCCTGTTCCGACTCGGCCTCCAGCCTCGCTTCCCGCACGTGCGCCTGGAGTTGCTTGCCACCGACGCCGACGAGGCACTGCTCGCTCGCGCGCGCCGGGGTTGCTACCCGCGCGGCTCGTTGCGAGAGCTGCCGCCGGAGTGGCGCGCCCGCGCCTTTCTTGGCACCCACGGCCCTGCCGACTCGTCCGACACTCACGGCGCTGCCGACTCGTCCGACACTCATGGCCCTGCAGACTCGTCAGGCACTCACGGCGCTGCCGACTCGTCCGACACTCATGGCCCTGCAGACTCGTCAGGCACTCACGGCACTGCGGACCCGTCCGGCACTCACGGCGCTGCCGATGCGTCCGGCACTCACGACGCTGCTGACTCGTCTGGCATTCACGGTGCTGCTGACGCGTCCGGCACTCACGGCGCTGCTGACGCGTCCGACTCGGACGACGAGCCCTGCATCGACTCCGCATACCGCGAGGGCGTCACCTTTCTCCGACAGGACCTGCGCACGGAGATGCCGGACGGTCCGTTCCACCTCGTGCTCTGCCGCAACGTGGCCTTCACCTACTTCGCGCCGCCGCTGCAGCTCGAGGTACTCGCGCGGCTCAGGACGCGACTGGTGCCGGGCGGATTGCTCGCCATCGGCGGCCACGAGTCCCTTCCCGAGCATGGCGCTGAATGGACGCGCGCCGCGGGAGCGCTGCCGCTCTTCCGCAAGACGTCGAGCTGA
- the nrfH gene encoding cytochrome c nitrite reductase small subunit translates to MSRRVAISAVVLAVVVGIAVGAGGFTFVYAKGASYLTDDPAACANCHVMNEQYAGWVKSSHHTVAVCNDCHTPHNFFGKYFTKALNGWHHSVAFTSGDFHEPIHIGERNLQVTEAACRSCHQDIVQAIEPGLLVRVSAQATGDSRKDAELHGSLHPPPADGTMSCLRCHHSVGHLELD, encoded by the coding sequence ATGAGTCGCCGTGTCGCCATCAGTGCCGTCGTGCTGGCCGTCGTGGTCGGGATTGCGGTCGGCGCGGGCGGCTTCACCTTTGTCTATGCGAAGGGCGCCTCGTACCTCACCGACGACCCGGCCGCGTGCGCCAACTGCCACGTGATGAATGAGCAGTACGCGGGCTGGGTGAAGAGCAGTCACCACACCGTGGCGGTGTGCAATGACTGCCATACCCCGCACAACTTCTTCGGGAAGTACTTCACCAAGGCGCTCAATGGCTGGCACCACTCGGTGGCCTTCACCTCCGGCGACTTCCACGAGCCCATCCACATCGGCGAGCGGAACCTCCAGGTGACGGAGGCCGCGTGTCGCTCGTGTCACCAGGACATCGTCCAGGCGATTGAGCCGGGGCTGCTGGTGCGCGTGTCCGCGCAGGCCACGGGGGACTCACGGAAGGACGCAGAACTTCACGGCAGCCTGCACCCGCCTCCCGCGGACGGGACGATGAGCTGCCTGCGCTGCCACCACTCGGTGGGACACCTGGAGCTGGATTGA
- a CDS encoding DUF2267 domain-containing protein, whose protein sequence is MTRPTNETELMQRRVQRHDSHTRSTYAAFIRHLCEVGKLEPSLAECAAVAVLRALERRILPAEAKDLEAQLPRRLVEFLPPLEQRPQRPRRFGKEEFLQTVADDLEKPVEQMEPVVRAVFRAMRDLISEGEADDVASNLPPDLQALWRLTQ, encoded by the coding sequence ATGACGCGCCCCACCAACGAGACGGAGCTGATGCAGCGCCGCGTGCAGCGGCACGACTCCCACACCCGCTCCACCTACGCGGCATTCATCCGCCACCTGTGCGAGGTGGGGAAGCTGGAGCCCTCGCTGGCCGAGTGCGCGGCGGTGGCGGTGCTCCGCGCGCTGGAGCGGCGCATCCTCCCGGCGGAGGCGAAGGATTTGGAGGCCCAGTTGCCGCGCCGGCTGGTGGAGTTCCTCCCGCCGCTGGAGCAGCGCCCGCAGCGGCCGCGCCGCTTCGGCAAGGAGGAGTTCCTCCAGACGGTGGCGGACGATTTGGAGAAGCCGGTGGAGCAGATGGAGCCAGTGGTGCGCGCCGTCTTCCGGGCGATGAGGGACCTCATCTCCGAGGGTGAGGCGGACGACGTCGCCAGCAACCTGCCCCCGGACCTCCAGGCCCTCTGGAGGCTCACGCAGTAG
- a CDS encoding CPBP family intramembrane glutamic endopeptidase: MTPPASAAATPSTSRARLAFAWLVLFAAYEAPEGVGGRLLGSATVAAVLMTLFHAVAWGVGRGLGYRNGFRAYALEWRGRALGPALALMLVLKPLSIFVGGALGVLRVQSLEKAPTAGALVLGVLGVAVSTFVPSLAEDIVARGFWFRAWPVAGKGWGYVLLCAVTFELTHVYRLGNGPREWLMLFCTGLAFAAAAARTGSLWGAVGLHWGWNLANGLMDLVLDVNPVGTDGPLLSAATGLVALALVVLLPRGPREETPAPPESAAGI, translated from the coding sequence ATGACGCCCCCCGCTTCCGCCGCCGCCACCCCGAGCACCTCGCGCGCCCGGCTCGCCTTCGCCTGGCTCGTCCTCTTCGCCGCCTACGAGGCGCCCGAGGGCGTGGGCGGGCGCCTGCTCGGGAGCGCCACGGTGGCCGCGGTGCTGATGACGCTCTTCCACGCGGTGGCCTGGGGCGTGGGACGGGGGCTGGGGTACCGCAACGGCTTCCGGGCCTACGCGCTGGAGTGGCGCGGCCGGGCGCTGGGGCCGGCGCTGGCGCTGATGCTGGTGCTCAAGCCGCTGTCCATCTTCGTGGGCGGAGCGCTCGGCGTGCTCCGCGTGCAGTCGCTGGAGAAGGCGCCCACTGCCGGAGCGCTGGTGCTGGGCGTGCTCGGCGTGGCGGTGTCCACCTTCGTGCCGTCCCTGGCCGAGGACATCGTGGCGCGCGGCTTCTGGTTCCGCGCGTGGCCCGTGGCGGGGAAGGGCTGGGGCTACGTGCTCCTCTGCGCGGTGACATTCGAGCTCACCCACGTGTATCGCCTGGGCAACGGCCCTCGCGAGTGGCTGATGCTCTTCTGTACGGGCCTCGCCTTCGCGGCTGCTGCTGCGCGCACCGGCTCGCTGTGGGGCGCGGTGGGGTTGCATTGGGGGTGGAACCTTGCCAACGGGCTGATGGACCTGGTGCTGGACGTCAACCCGGTGGGCACCGATGGGCCCCTGCTCTCGGCCGCGACGGGGCTGGTGGCGCTCGCGCTGGTGGTGCTGCTGCCCAGGGGGCCGCGAGAGGAGACGCCCGCGCCTCCGGAAAGTGCAGCCGGCATCTAG
- a CDS encoding YciI family protein: MLHLLVLRYRVSEHEAESHVAEHVRYLDHHHRAGTFLVSGQTIPSDEGGAILARGVDRATVERITAEDPFVRAGVATYTVTTIDPGRVHPALAELLGVEASRVRG, encoded by the coding sequence ATGCTGCACCTGCTGGTCCTGAGGTACCGGGTGTCCGAGCACGAGGCGGAGTCCCATGTCGCGGAACACGTCCGCTACCTGGATCACCATCACCGGGCTGGGACATTCCTCGTGTCCGGACAGACGATTCCGTCGGACGAGGGCGGCGCCATCCTGGCCCGGGGCGTCGACCGCGCCACCGTGGAGCGCATCACCGCCGAGGACCCCTTCGTCCGCGCCGGTGTGGCCACGTACACGGTGACCACCATCGACCCGGGCCGGGTGCACCCCGCGCTGGCGGAGTTGCTCGGCGTGGAGGCCTCGCGCGTGCGGGGCTGA
- a CDS encoding HAD-IG family 5'-nucleotidase, whose translation MRTNLASPPPERGLFCNRTLNLRAIKAVGYDMDYTLIHYRVEAWERRAYEYIRDRLVAQGWPVEDLTFDPGLAIRGLIIDTEKGNLLKANRFGIVKKALHGTRPMSFEDQRDEYASTIIDLHERRWVFLNTLFSLSEACIYAQLVDRLDAGQLPGTTPMGYTDLYEQVRKNLDATHMQGRLKAEIIADPERYVIDDPETPLALLDQRNAGKKLLLITNSEWAYTEPMMHFAFDRHLPGGMTWRQLFDVVIVSARKPEFFTTRSALYEVVEVGGEALLRQHSGPLKPGTPYFGGSAVELERHLGMSGDQILYVGDHMFGDVHVTKDVLRWRTALILRELEDEVRAIAGFRATEARLGERMEHKERLEAESCQLRLELQRRKFQYGPRSEAPSEADLVARLGELRAELEALDAELGPMARAATELSNPVWGLLTRAGNDKSHLARQMERYADIYTSRVSNFLFATPFVYLRSPRGSLPHDPSLPGGTPVFPSSDTGGGGVLGPDAGE comes from the coding sequence ATGCGTACGAACCTTGCCAGCCCGCCGCCCGAGCGGGGCCTCTTCTGCAACCGCACCCTCAACCTGCGCGCCATCAAGGCCGTGGGCTACGACATGGACTACACGCTCATCCACTACCGGGTGGAGGCGTGGGAGCGCCGGGCCTACGAGTACATCCGAGACCGGCTGGTGGCGCAGGGCTGGCCCGTGGAGGATTTGACGTTCGACCCGGGGCTCGCCATCCGCGGGCTCATCATCGACACGGAGAAGGGCAACCTCCTCAAGGCCAACCGCTTCGGCATCGTGAAGAAGGCCCTCCACGGCACCCGGCCCATGTCCTTCGAGGACCAGCGCGACGAGTACGCCAGCACCATCATCGACCTGCACGAGCGGCGCTGGGTGTTCCTCAACACGCTCTTCTCGCTGTCCGAGGCGTGCATCTACGCGCAGCTCGTGGACCGGCTGGACGCGGGCCAGCTGCCGGGCACCACGCCCATGGGGTACACGGACCTCTACGAGCAGGTGCGAAAGAACCTGGACGCCACGCACATGCAGGGGCGGCTGAAGGCGGAAATCATCGCGGACCCGGAGCGCTATGTCATCGACGACCCGGAGACGCCGCTGGCCCTGCTGGACCAGCGCAATGCCGGCAAGAAGCTGCTGCTGATTACCAACAGCGAGTGGGCCTACACCGAGCCCATGATGCACTTCGCCTTCGACCGGCACCTGCCGGGCGGGATGACGTGGCGGCAGCTCTTCGACGTGGTGATTGTGTCCGCGCGCAAGCCGGAGTTCTTCACCACGCGCTCGGCGCTCTACGAAGTGGTGGAGGTGGGCGGCGAGGCGCTCTTGCGGCAGCACTCGGGGCCGCTCAAGCCCGGCACGCCGTACTTCGGCGGCAGCGCGGTGGAGCTGGAGCGCCACCTGGGGATGAGCGGGGACCAGATTCTCTACGTGGGCGACCACATGTTCGGCGACGTGCACGTGACGAAGGACGTGCTGCGCTGGCGCACGGCGCTCATCCTCCGCGAGCTGGAGGACGAGGTGCGCGCCATCGCCGGCTTCCGCGCGACGGAGGCCCGGCTGGGCGAGCGGATGGAGCACAAGGAGCGGCTGGAGGCGGAGAGCTGCCAGCTCCGGCTGGAGCTGCAGCGGCGGAAGTTCCAGTACGGCCCGCGCTCGGAGGCGCCGTCCGAGGCGGACCTGGTGGCGCGGCTGGGCGAGCTGCGCGCGGAGCTGGAGGCGCTGGACGCGGAGCTGGGCCCCATGGCGCGCGCGGCCACGGAGCTGTCCAACCCGGTGTGGGGCCTGCTCACGCGCGCGGGCAACGACAAGAGCCACCTGGCGCGGCAGATGGAGCGCTACGCGGACATCTACACGTCGCGCGTGTCCAACTTCCTCTTCGCCACGCCCTTCGTGTACCTGCGCAGCCCGCGCGGCAGCCTGCCGCATGACCCGAGCCTGCCCGGCGGCACGCCCGTGTTCCCCTCCTCGGACACGGGCGGCGGCGGGGTGCTGGGCCCGGACGCCGGCGAGTAG
- a CDS encoding S1 family peptidase translates to MFTEVRAQERRVVGGADAPDDLAAVALIARRTRCGGEPPVLLCSGALIAPDVVLTAAHCLAIFGPEGPHEVYLGQVLLPEPEPSPRGRFIRVSRAVIHPDYDAATHAYDAALLRLAAPVDVAPFSLPDSTSAVPVAGASARVVGYGDTKDARAPSGRRMQGTLTVTQVEPAAFRAGPSPSMSCVGDSGGPVLLRDGAREVLVGLTVSGDVACRDEARNVRVDALLDGFIRPFLDEAPAPVVPTLSPEDLCAATCSRDAECPSGLTCVSVDGAPGHCLLPALQEGSFGATCTEDSTCGTGGLCARLESEGDAACRCFTPCAGPLPDPEPVDPPGSGDDSGGCASVPGPSLLALLVLALRAARGTRPSSRR, encoded by the coding sequence GTGTTCACGGAAGTGCGTGCACAGGAACGCCGTGTCGTAGGTGGCGCGGATGCTCCGGATGACCTCGCCGCGGTGGCGCTCATCGCCCGGCGCACCCGGTGCGGTGGCGAGCCGCCGGTGCTGCTCTGCTCCGGGGCGCTCATCGCTCCCGACGTCGTGCTCACGGCCGCGCACTGTCTCGCCATCTTCGGTCCGGAGGGGCCTCATGAGGTCTACCTCGGCCAGGTGCTGCTGCCCGAGCCGGAGCCCTCGCCACGAGGTCGCTTCATCCGCGTGTCCCGCGCCGTCATCCATCCGGACTACGACGCCGCCACGCACGCATACGACGCCGCGCTGCTGCGGCTCGCGGCACCGGTGGATGTGGCTCCCTTCTCCCTGCCGGACTCCACGAGCGCTGTACCGGTCGCTGGTGCCTCCGCGCGGGTGGTGGGCTACGGGGACACGAAGGATGCGCGGGCTCCGTCCGGACGGAGAATGCAGGGGACGCTCACGGTGACGCAGGTGGAGCCCGCTGCCTTCCGCGCTGGGCCCTCGCCGAGCATGAGCTGCGTGGGAGACAGCGGCGGTCCCGTGCTCCTGCGTGATGGCGCGCGCGAGGTGCTGGTGGGGCTCACCGTGAGCGGTGACGTCGCCTGTCGCGACGAGGCCCGCAACGTGCGCGTGGACGCGCTGCTCGACGGCTTCATCCGCCCGTTTCTCGACGAGGCGCCCGCACCCGTTGTGCCCACGCTGTCTCCGGAGGACCTCTGCGCCGCCACGTGCTCGCGTGACGCGGAGTGTCCGTCGGGGCTCACCTGTGTCTCCGTGGACGGTGCGCCCGGCCACTGCCTGCTGCCCGCGCTCCAGGAAGGGAGCTTCGGCGCGACGTGCACGGAGGACTCCACGTGTGGCACGGGCGGGCTCTGCGCGCGGCTGGAGTCCGAGGGCGATGCCGCATGCCGCTGCTTCACGCCCTGCGCCGGTCCGCTCCCGGACCCGGAGCCGGTGGACCCGCCTGGTTCCGGAGATGACAGCGGCGGCTGCGCGAGTGTGCCGGGCCCTTCGCTCCTTGCCCTTCTCGTGCTTGCGCTCCGCGCTGCTCGCGGCACACGTCCGTCGTCACGGCGTTAG
- a CDS encoding M3 family metallopeptidase, whose protein sequence is MKRLTALTLSAAFVAAGCSHGTAATEPAPQQAQAPAPAPTPAPAPAEPPPPRISSVLSGTVQEYTAACDADLELARTQIARLKTLDARKDGRAVLAAYDEASGALTAATNRSSLAREVQPDAAFRDAARECEQRVDSANVALSQDRGVYDALSAVDLSHEDAATRYWMERSLLDFRRAGVDRDDATRAKVKALNEDILKLGQEFGKNIAEDVRSVSFSPKELDGLPEDYRKAHAPGKDGKVVITSNYPDYFPFMTYAKDTKAREKLWRAYRQRAFPKNQAVLNQLIAKRYELATLLGYESWAAYTTETKMTRTQKAAADFIDKLAAATEPRAKQEFAELLARKQKDVPGAKTLEPWDQDYYEDRLRAERFGFDSQAVRPYFEYARVKAGVMDIAARMWGLTWRKADDAKVWHPEVEAYDVLDGSTLLGRIYLDMHPRDDKYKHAAQFDLVAGQTGKRYPEAALVCNFGRAGELMTYDEVETFFHEFGHLVHAIFAGRQEWSGISGTRVEWDFVETPSMLLQQWASNPQVLTQFAKHHQTGETIPAELVAKLRASKEFGKGLWSRRQLFLSAVSLDYYTRKPGFDTTQAMLALQKKLSPFKHEYRDGTHFELAFGHLDSYSAAYYTYLWSSVIAKDLETEFEKHGYLDRETAMKYRRTVLEPGGSKPAAELVKDFLGRDYGFDAYKTYLDRN, encoded by the coding sequence TTGAAGAGACTCACTGCCCTCACCCTCTCCGCGGCCTTCGTGGCGGCGGGCTGCTCGCACGGCACCGCGGCCACCGAGCCCGCTCCCCAGCAGGCCCAGGCCCCCGCGCCGGCTCCCACCCCGGCCCCCGCGCCCGCCGAGCCGCCGCCGCCCCGCATCTCCAGCGTGCTCTCCGGCACCGTGCAGGAGTACACCGCCGCGTGCGACGCGGACCTCGAGCTTGCCCGGACGCAGATTGCCCGGCTGAAGACGCTCGACGCGCGCAAGGACGGCAGGGCGGTGCTGGCCGCGTACGACGAGGCCTCCGGCGCGCTGACGGCCGCCACCAACCGCTCCAGCCTCGCCCGCGAGGTGCAGCCCGACGCCGCCTTCCGCGACGCCGCGCGCGAGTGCGAGCAGCGGGTGGACTCGGCCAACGTGGCGCTGTCGCAGGACCGCGGCGTGTATGACGCCCTCTCCGCGGTGGACCTGTCCCACGAGGACGCGGCCACGCGCTACTGGATGGAGCGCTCGCTGCTCGACTTCCGCCGAGCCGGTGTGGACCGCGACGACGCGACGCGCGCGAAGGTGAAGGCCCTCAACGAGGACATCCTCAAGCTGGGTCAGGAGTTCGGGAAGAACATCGCCGAGGACGTGCGCAGCGTGTCCTTCAGCCCGAAGGAGCTGGACGGCCTGCCGGAGGACTACCGGAAGGCGCACGCGCCGGGGAAGGACGGCAAGGTGGTCATCACCTCCAACTACCCGGACTACTTCCCCTTCATGACGTACGCGAAGGACACCAAGGCGCGCGAGAAGCTGTGGCGCGCGTACCGCCAGCGGGCCTTCCCGAAGAATCAGGCCGTGCTCAACCAGCTCATCGCGAAGCGGTACGAGCTGGCCACGCTGCTGGGCTACGAGAGCTGGGCCGCGTACACCACCGAGACGAAGATGACCCGCACGCAGAAGGCGGCGGCGGACTTCATCGACAAGCTGGCGGCGGCCACCGAGCCGCGCGCGAAGCAGGAGTTCGCGGAGCTGTTGGCGCGCAAGCAGAAGGACGTGCCCGGCGCGAAGACGCTGGAGCCGTGGGACCAGGACTACTACGAGGACCGGCTGCGCGCGGAGCGCTTCGGCTTCGACTCGCAGGCGGTGCGGCCCTACTTCGAGTATGCGCGGGTGAAGGCGGGCGTCATGGACATCGCCGCGCGCATGTGGGGGCTCACCTGGCGCAAGGCGGACGACGCCAAGGTGTGGCACCCGGAGGTGGAGGCGTACGACGTGCTCGACGGGAGCACGCTCCTGGGCCGCATCTACCTGGACATGCACCCGCGTGACGACAAGTACAAGCACGCGGCGCAGTTCGACCTCGTGGCGGGCCAGACGGGCAAGCGCTACCCGGAGGCCGCGCTGGTGTGCAACTTCGGCCGGGCCGGCGAGCTGATGACGTACGACGAGGTGGAGACGTTCTTCCACGAGTTCGGCCACCTGGTACACGCCATCTTCGCGGGCCGCCAGGAGTGGAGCGGCATCTCCGGCACGCGGGTGGAGTGGGACTTCGTGGAGACGCCGTCCATGCTGCTGCAGCAGTGGGCGAGCAACCCGCAGGTGCTGACGCAGTTCGCGAAGCACCACCAGACGGGCGAGACGATTCCGGCGGAGCTGGTGGCGAAGCTGCGGGCATCCAAGGAGTTCGGCAAGGGGCTGTGGTCCCGGCGGCAGTTGTTCCTGTCGGCGGTGAGCCTGGACTACTACACGCGCAAGCCGGGCTTCGACACGACGCAGGCGATGCTGGCGCTGCAGAAGAAGCTGAGTCCCTTCAAGCACGAGTACCGGGACGGCACGCACTTCGAGCTCGCCTTCGGGCATCTGGATTCGTACTCGGCGGCCTACTACACGTACCTGTGGTCGTCCGTCATCGCGAAGGATTTGGAGACGGAGTTCGAGAAGCACGGGTACCTGGACCGGGAGACGGCGATGAAGTACCGCCGCACCGTGCTGGAGCCCGGAGGCTCCAAGCCCGCCGCTGAGTTGGTGAAGGACT
- a CDS encoding S28 family serine protease, whose amino-acid sequence MMKTHTAAWLLAVALSLQACGDASLPASATPAPPEQGTAPLAATEPDDVLTGLQSIPGLTVISERPSPIPGTRLFLLRLELPADHARPLGEHFQLRMMLLHRSAQAPMVLASEGYMLGGIYQAEPTALLGANQLLLEHRFLGASRPASNDLGLLTIEQAAGDYHRVIQAFKPMYPGRWLTTGSSKGGMAAVFHRYFHPDDVDATVAYVAPSSHGLRDERYVPFLERVGDADCRAKLEAFQQDVLRRRDELLPLVEALGTTLGTGFEGVGGPDRALEFSAVEASFYFWQYGTPSACASIPAPDAPAEETFAFLDGVVGVAYTYGDRFIAPFAPAYYQAATQLGWPRFPSRHLRGLLRYPGENTPDVYLDFPVPQPFDRAAMLRVESWVWRHGERMLFVYGENDPWSATAFSVREHNDAFRFFVPGGNHGANIRGLPAPEQTRALERLFTWMGLSAPSATVHTLALEHAAEAEASRPAPLRSRRGSPQDTRTPPPPGAPGR is encoded by the coding sequence ATGATGAAGACTCACACAGCGGCCTGGCTGCTGGCCGTGGCCCTGTCGCTGCAGGCGTGCGGTGATGCATCCCTTCCAGCGTCCGCCACCCCTGCGCCCCCGGAGCAGGGTACGGCCCCGCTGGCGGCCACGGAGCCGGACGACGTCCTCACCGGGCTCCAATCCATTCCGGGACTCACCGTCATCTCCGAGCGGCCCTCGCCCATTCCGGGCACGCGCCTCTTCCTGCTGCGCCTGGAGCTGCCCGCGGACCATGCACGTCCGTTGGGAGAGCACTTCCAGCTCCGGATGATGCTCCTGCACCGCTCGGCGCAGGCGCCCATGGTGCTCGCCAGCGAGGGCTACATGCTGGGCGGCATCTATCAGGCCGAGCCCACCGCGCTGCTCGGCGCCAACCAGCTCCTGCTGGAGCACCGCTTCCTGGGCGCCTCGCGGCCCGCGTCCAATGACCTGGGGCTGCTCACCATCGAGCAGGCCGCGGGCGACTACCACCGCGTCATCCAGGCCTTCAAGCCGATGTACCCCGGGCGCTGGTTGACGACGGGAAGCAGCAAGGGCGGCATGGCCGCCGTGTTCCACCGCTATTTCCACCCGGACGACGTGGACGCCACCGTGGCGTACGTCGCTCCCAGCAGCCACGGGCTGCGCGATGAGCGCTACGTCCCATTCCTCGAGCGGGTTGGGGACGCGGACTGCCGGGCGAAGCTGGAGGCCTTCCAGCAGGACGTGCTGCGCCGTCGAGACGAGCTCCTGCCCCTCGTCGAGGCGCTGGGCACGACGCTGGGCACCGGCTTCGAGGGGGTGGGCGGCCCCGACAGGGCGCTGGAGTTCTCCGCCGTCGAGGCGTCCTTCTACTTCTGGCAGTACGGCACGCCGTCCGCCTGCGCGTCCATTCCCGCGCCCGACGCGCCGGCGGAGGAGACCTTCGCCTTCCTGGACGGTGTGGTGGGCGTGGCCTACACGTACGGAGACCGCTTCATCGCGCCCTTTGCCCCCGCCTACTACCAGGCCGCGACGCAGCTGGGCTGGCCCCGCTTCCCTTCACGGCATCTGCGCGGTCTGCTGCGCTACCCGGGTGAGAACACGCCTGACGTGTACCTGGACTTCCCGGTGCCGCAGCCGTTCGACCGGGCTGCCATGCTCCGCGTGGAGTCCTGGGTCTGGAGGCACGGCGAGCGGATGCTCTTCGTCTACGGAGAGAACGACCCGTGGTCCGCCACGGCCTTCTCCGTGCGCGAGCACAATGACGCGTTCCGCTTCTTCGTCCCCGGCGGCAACCACGGCGCCAACATCCGCGGACTGCCCGCGCCCGAGCAGACCCGCGCCCTCGAGCGCCTCTTCACGTGGATGGGGCTGAGCGCTCCGTCCGCGACGGTACACACGCTGGCGCTGGAGCACGCCGCCGAGGCGGAGGCATCGAGGCCCGCGCCGCTGCGCTCGCGACGTGGGTCGCCCCAAGACACGAGGACACCGCCTCCACCCGGTGCGCCCGGGCGGTGA